ATAATCCAGCCGCAATGTCTGTAGAGGCTCCCGTCGACTCGTCCCAGGTGCTATGGGATCAGTCGGCACCTAATTTTGGTGACTTGACCCACATTATTGACAATATGACTGTAGCATCACAATTAGCCCATGACCAGCCAAACTTGCCACTCTCATTTTCTCTATTCGATGAGATGGTCCCTCAGCCTTCCAGCATTCATTGGCAATATCCTAGTACTACCCCATCTCATGAAGCCACAGGCTTTCGTCAGGTCCCGCATCTATTTGAGGAATTCTCCTCGGCATTCCCTTCCTTTGAAATATTACCGTCAATGCAGACTTACCAAGAACCATGGAAAATTACGCAACAACTTTGGGATAGACTCTTTGCGCAAGTTCAATTCTTTAGTCCCCTTCTTCCGCCTGAATTTGTGCTTCAGTCGCGACATACTTTGACTCGCTACCTCGGAACATACTTCTCGGGATTCCACCGTCATCTGCCATTTCTTCACATCCCTACATTCTCACTAGAGAGGTGTCCAGTTGAACTAATACTCGCCATGGCGGTTATTGGAGCCCAGTCTAACTTTGAATATGATAACGCGAGAATTCTGTTCGAAGCGTCTTATGTCATAGTCCAAGAACGTCTGCGTAACCGCAAAGCGGAGCTTTGCCATAGATCATTCCCAATAGATGATGAGGCATCGGCTGTTTTGCAACCCGGATGTCAGCCATGGATGGAAAGCTCTTTCTCTGTCCTAGAAGTTCCGTCAGACTCGACCGCGGGCCAGGCCGGCATCCCTCAATTCCATCCACTACCTGCTGCACAAACACTCCTTTTGCTCATGGCAATGGCAACATGGGGCAATTCAAAGGCCATATATAACAAAGCCTTTGGTCTACAAAACACAATAGTCAATCTTGTGCGAGAGGAAGAATTCCTGAAGGTGCAAACTCAGACACCGGAAGGCATTGGTTGGCGTCAATGGGTTCAAATCGAAGGGTTCAAGCGGACAATCGCTATAATATACTGCTTTTTAAATTTCCACACTATAGTCAATGATACCCCGCCCCCCATTCGAACCTCAGAACTGATCATCAACCTACCTTCGCGGGAAGCAGATTGGGCGGCCCAGACTGAGAAGGAGTGGCAGGAAATCCGGGGTAGATCGGAACCTGAGCCAGAATTTCAATCATATTTTTCGAATCTCTTCCTAGAGCGAAAGGAGGACAACGAAATCGTCAAGGGATATTCCTCACTGGGTGGATACACCCTCATATTGGCTTTGATTCAACACATCTACTTCCTACGCGAGTTGAGCAAATACAAACCTGGCTCAGAACAGAGCCTTTCTCCAGCAGATGCAGCAAACGTGGAGCAAGCACTGAGGAACTGGGAGAGTGGATGGTATACAGACCCAGAATCATCCCTCAGTCCTGGAAATCCACAAGGCCCAATTTCCTTCAACTCCACAGCTTTGCTTCGAATGGCCTATATTCGGCTGGTTGTGGATGTGGGTCCGTGGCGCGCTCTAAACACTCATAATCCTTACGAGATTGCGATGTCTATGCACCAAAGTCCGCCCCTAACACCCTCTACTAAACTGTCACACGCAGTGCTGTACGCTGCGCACGCACTCAGCATTCCGGTCAAAATGGGCGTCAGTATCGTGACACGTAGTCAGGCCTTTACTTGGTCCCTCCAGCATTCACTCTGTGCACTTGAGTGCGCTTTCGTGGTTAGCAAGTGGTTGCTTGCCATGCAAAATCGGACGTCTGAGGTGCCCGTCGATAAGGAGGAAACAACCCTGGTTGCCTATCTCACTGATATTGTGACAGAGGCAGACCCTGCGATGGGTTCGGTGAGAGGCGGCGGGGAGATACCACACCTTTCTAAATTGTGTGTTCGGGTCATCAAGCTTTGGGCGAAGCTTCTGAGCGGAGAAGCACACTGGGACGTAGTACGCATGATTGGAAAAGTGTTAGAAGCATATGGTTACATCTTAGAGAAAGAGCTCTTAGTGTAATCAATACTGTGAAATATTACAATACCCTTGACATGGTAGTTTTGTGTAGTAGTACTTCTAAATAAACTGATTATCGTTCAATTTCAGACTCTTGCTTATACTCATACTAGTTTGCAAAGCTTCTCCTAAGGGTATATGTATAAGTGAAGTAGATGAACTAACTCAGTACCCCAAAATGCCAAGGCATGCTCCCTCCCCACTTTGATCACCTACAAAAAAAGCCCTAATGAGGGGCACCAGATTTAATGTATTCTTGGCATTATGGGGGATTTTGCCGTGAACATTGATTCTTCGGTCCTCAACTCGCGATACTCGCGCTCTAAGGATCCACAATATACTTAATATCATTGATTCCATATTGGCGGCACTTTCAGCGCGCAGACGAGACCAGACTGCCGCCAGAGCCTATGGTCGTAGACACGATCAACGATGTAGGGACAAGCTTTGAAGTTCCGAGAGGCCGAGCCCGGATATTTCCGCGGCACCAAGGATTGAGCTAACCGTATACAGTCTGGTTCCAAGTCTCCAAAAAGCCAAGACCATCAACCATATAACTGGGCACATACAACGTCCGGAAAGACATGTACCTACTTCGTATTATATAGTGAGCTTAGCAACAATTTGAGTCATCACGTTAGTGTCTGTACCTGTCAGAGAACATAAATAGCGCTGTTTTCGGCCTAGTTCTCACGGTCCCAATTTTATCAACGTCAACGTCTTCCACTTCAATATGTCCTCATCACCCGTGGATGCACCACCCCATGTGCTCCAACTTTTATCAAAGCTCCATAAATTGTCATTGGAGCAGGAAGCTACCATCGCTAAAACTGGCAAGGTCTTCTCGGCCACGGTCATAGGTGACTTCGAGGACAAGCTCCCTGAGAAGGATGCGACAGCTGAGTTCGACAAGCTGATGCTCGATAAATTTATTGCTCTCGATGAGGATAAATGTCAGTTTGTATATCAATTAATCAACGCGATGGGAGCCACGAATGTGGTGGAGGCGGGAACCAGTTTCGGCGTCAGCACTATCTATCTAGCTCTCGCGGTAGCTAAAACGAAGGCTGCGACAGGAAAGCCCGGTGTGGTCATCGCCACAGAGAAAGAGCCAGAGAAGGCAAAGATTGCACGAGTCTACTGGAAGCAATGTGGCCCCGCGGTGGAGAATGAGATTGACCTTCGCGAGGGCGATCTCCTCGAAACGCTGAAGGAGAACCTGCCAGACGTCGACTTACTCTTACTGGATAGTAAGTATATCCCGTCCACGTGGTCCTGTGCTTGTTGTTGGGCACCAACTAACCGTCTTCGACTAGTCTGGTCGAAACTTGCCCTCCCAACTCTCAAAACAGTCCAGCCGCATCTTCGACACGGCGCCGTGGTCCTTACCGACAACACTATCTCGGGTGCTCAAGGATATGCGGACTTGCTGGCTTACCTCAGAGAACCAGGAAATGGATTCCGCAATATGACTTTGCCATTCACCAATGGGCTTGAGATGAGCGTTTATCTACCAGAGAACAAATAAGCTATTGCGCCTTATGCATTAAACTCTGTGCCCTGACGTTATCAATGCTGCcgtttccttttctattaGCTTCCCACAATTCTATGTATTCAACCCGTGTTCTGCGTTATAGAAGTGAATGACATGTTGGATGGTAATTCCTCCTAGCTGGTTTCTTCGAGTGCTGTACTGAGTGGTGGCCTGTTGCATCCTATGGGGAGCGGTGGGCTGACAATTTGCCTGATACAAGTCATAACACTAATCGGTTTGATATCGCCAACTTTACCGCTGCAAAGTGGTGGGTCCAGCACTGAAAGTAATGTACTAGGCTCAGAGAGCTTTgtctccctctcccttcGTCTCCCTCCCAAAGTCAATCTTCCAGGTCTTGCATTTTGTTCAAAGGAGTAAGGTTCCGAGATTTGCACAAGGCTGTCAAGACGTCAGGAGTTCCTATCACATTCCGCGATATGCGAGTTTGTTCTTGCGTTAACGCCGACAATCAGTAGTAGCAATTGTACAAATAGTAAAGGTTCTGGCAATCGTGTGAATGTAACATTTTACAAATCTTGGATTTTGCTGGGCGTGAGTCAGAGAAGCAGATATATGACGCTATGGATAAAGCAGTGATCCGCTCCGAGCATGTTGAGGATATGTCAGGACTCAGGACATACCAGGAACATGCTATAGCATATTAGGGACACTCTAGGAAGGGACATAACAGAACTGTTATTACCTGTATCTAAGATGAGTTCTTCACCTCGTTTTAACAGAGCATAAACTACCTACCTTTCAATCTTGAAAAGACAATTGTTGCATTATCCTCTCTTTGAATCTATCCAGAATGCTCATAAGACCTCATTCTTGTGAAGGATCGGCAGGCCTTGTTTGAAAGCGTGTTGATAACCCCTCAATCAACCAGattaaaaagtttaagaTAAATCATTTCTCAATGTCCTTTGGCGCTTACCACACTTTTAGTAGTCACAATTCCTTGCCTTTAAGGAACAAGTTTTCAAAGTAGTATCAGTCTCACAAATACTTAGAATTGTACTACTTGcgggaaaaggaaatctAGGTAGTAAATGGTGTCATACTATCGGGAGTTTATAAGTTGGTTTTCACAACACAATATAATAGCCTTTAAAGTATTGATTCTGTTTTCATCAGATTTATGAATCCAATTAAAACACTATTCACTTGCATTAAGAGTACGAGAATGGAATTTCAGTTGGTTTTTCAACTCACAGCCTCAGGAGCAGCCTCAGTCTGCGTTGCAGGAAGCCTCACTATCTGGCTTTGGTCAATTACACATGGTGAAACTCAGAGGCTAATGTTACTCGTTAAGAACCCGATCATCTTAGGCCAGGCAGTAATAGCTATGCTTGTCCTTTCCGGTTCACCTATATCCCTTTTCCTAGCAACCCAGCAAGTCAACTACATCGGAGGTGAGAGCTCCGCCTCTTTAGGGTTACTAGGTCATAATGTTGTCTATTATAGGCCCTTCCCGGCCGATCCTGTGGTTTTTAGTCAACATATTGCTGCTTCCACCAACCATAAATGAGATAGGTGGATTAATTATATTGAATCAACTGAAGGCAGCCCTGACTATCTGTAGTACCTTAGTATTTGTAGTCTACAATTGCGATCGACTCATTTATTCGCTGTTTGCTTAAGATCTGTAAAGTGATTATATTATTGTTGTCAGTGCCTGCCTAGTGGTATTTTGAATTGACATGTCTCTTACTCAGTCAGATTTCTTGTCAAAGATGTATCGCGAAATCTCCGCaatgccttttttttttactgaGTATGGCCCTCAACCTGATTGATGTTGCGTTCTTCTGCCTTCGGTACATCAAGTTTTGGATTATCTGCACTCGATCAATAAACTCGCATGATGGTGTCCCTTTCTCCACGTTTGCGTTATATTTCGATCCATTCCAGCCAGGTCGAATCCACACCATTCCGCCGCGTTAACAAGCTTTATGGACAGCATCTATAGCCTCGGTAATGTTGTTTGCATTTTTAATCGCTTCAACCGTATCTGTATGGGTGAAGCCGTCCCTATGGGCTCAATTTGCAATAGTAtgaatctttttataataggGCAAACTCTTACTGATTCAATGTAGCTCCAAGTCGCAATcataaatctaaaaaaagTGGTTGTTccaattttccttttcaaaatATCTAAGGATCGAGTACATACCTCTTACCTGAATGAAGCGGGCTAAATATTGATCATCTGTGATGCCGGCCgaatccttcttccccttgccATTCATTCACAAAGCTTGGATTCAAATTTATAAGAAATCAATTCGGATAAATCTAGCTGGTTATACAGAAATGTGAAGAGACACAAATTGACGTGATCTACTACTCCCTAGCTCTCTTTGTATGTCTTGTTATTATGGGCACTTCCGAAGCGGCCCGTCGTTTATGTACTCTGGGactatttttaaagctaGTATAATGGATATCGTGAGTGAGTAGCTGCGGGATACGCTGTTTTACCTCGGAGCAGAAATGCCGCTCCACTTTAAGATAAAGGAATTCTAAGCCACCCTCTTGAGTTGACCAGTGTGCAAGGACGCTTGTTACAGAATCGACTTGACTGCGTGGTGGCTGTAGAGGTATTGAGCCAGGGTAATTGAACAGGGTATCTGGTTTACTTGTTCAGCCAGCGAACAATCCTAATAGTGGAGAAATAACAGACCGGTCTCTGGAGCCTCTTATATAACTGGTGCGCGGATATCTACCCTTTGGCA
This DNA window, taken from Aspergillus flavus chromosome 5, complete sequence, encodes the following:
- a CDS encoding putative O-methyltransferase, which codes for MSSSPVDAPPHVLQLLSKLHKLSLEQEATIAKTGKVFSATVIGDFEDKLPEKDATAEFDKLMLDKFIALDEDKCQFVYQLINAMGATNVVEAGTSFGVSTIYLALAVAKTKAATGKPGVVIATEKEPEKAKIARVYWKQCGPAVENEIDLREGDLLETLKENLPDVDLLLLDIWSKLALPTLKTVQPHLRHGAVVLTDNTISGAQGYADLLAYLREPGNGFRNMTLPFTNGLEMSVYLPENK